One stretch of Chryseobacterium indologenes DNA includes these proteins:
- the uvrB gene encoding excinuclease ABC subunit UvrB, producing the protein MNFKLQSEYKPTGDQPQAIEKLTAGIEIGEKYQTLLGVTGSGKTFTVANLVQNVQRPTLVLAHNKTLAAQLFMEFKEFFPENAVEYFVSYYDYYQPEAYIATTGTYIEKDLSINEEVEKLRLSATASLLSGRRDVLIVASVSCIYGIGNPTEFHKSLISIAIGEKVTRTALLHSLVNALYARTLNEFQRGTFRVKGDVIDVFPAYTDNAIRIQFFGDEIEKIQSFDPVSGNVEDNFDQIQIYPANLFVTSKETLNGAIKDIQDDMVKQVDFFSSIGKPLEAKRLQERTELDLEMIKELGYCSGIENYSRYLDGRLPGTRPFCLIDYFPKDFLMVIDESHVTVPQVHAMYGGDRSRKEALVEYGFRLPAAMDNRPLKFEEFEAIQNQVVYVSATPADYELEKTGGAYIEQIIRPTGLLDPIIEVRPSLNQIDDLMEEIQKRADADERVLVTTLTKKMAEELTKYFTKFGIRTRYIHSDVETLERIQIMQDLRLGLFDVLIGVNLLREGLDLPEVSLVAILDADKEGMLRSRRSMIQTVGRAARNINGKAIMYADKITKSMQATLDETEYRRAKQMKYNEDNGMVPKALNKKISENLVGRSKDFPDEKYTQKEILQKVAEVKSTYASEDVEKIIEQKQKEMEAAAKSLDFIKAAKLRDEITALKA; encoded by the coding sequence ATGAATTTTAAGCTTCAATCAGAATATAAACCTACCGGGGATCAACCCCAAGCCATTGAAAAATTAACTGCAGGAATAGAGATTGGTGAAAAATACCAGACTCTTCTTGGAGTAACTGGATCAGGGAAAACCTTTACGGTTGCTAATCTTGTTCAAAACGTTCAGCGTCCTACTTTAGTTCTGGCTCATAATAAAACTCTGGCAGCCCAGCTTTTCATGGAATTTAAAGAATTCTTTCCGGAAAATGCAGTAGAATACTTTGTGAGTTACTATGACTACTATCAACCGGAAGCTTACATTGCCACAACAGGAACATATATTGAAAAGGATCTTAGCATTAATGAAGAGGTTGAAAAATTACGTCTTTCTGCTACGGCAAGTCTTCTTTCAGGAAGAAGAGATGTGTTGATTGTAGCTTCCGTTTCATGTATTTATGGTATCGGGAACCCTACAGAATTTCACAAATCATTAATTTCGATTGCTATTGGTGAAAAAGTAACGAGAACAGCACTTCTCCATTCTTTAGTGAATGCATTATATGCAAGAACCTTGAATGAATTTCAGAGAGGTACATTCCGTGTAAAGGGAGATGTCATTGATGTTTTTCCTGCTTATACTGATAATGCGATCAGAATTCAGTTTTTTGGGGATGAAATTGAAAAAATTCAAAGTTTTGATCCTGTTAGCGGAAATGTAGAGGATAATTTTGACCAGATACAAATTTACCCCGCTAATCTTTTTGTCACTTCAAAAGAAACTTTAAACGGGGCTATTAAAGATATTCAGGATGATATGGTAAAACAGGTCGATTTCTTCAGCTCTATCGGAAAACCTCTTGAAGCTAAAAGACTTCAGGAAAGAACAGAATTGGATCTGGAAATGATCAAAGAACTCGGATATTGCTCAGGGATTGAAAACTATTCCAGATACCTTGATGGCAGGCTTCCCGGTACAAGACCTTTCTGCCTGATTGATTATTTTCCTAAAGATTTTTTAATGGTTATTGATGAAAGTCACGTTACCGTTCCACAGGTTCATGCAATGTATGGTGGTGACCGAAGCCGAAAAGAAGCATTAGTGGAATATGGATTCAGACTTCCTGCAGCTATGGATAACAGACCTTTAAAATTTGAAGAATTTGAAGCTATTCAGAATCAGGTAGTATACGTTTCTGCAACTCCGGCTGATTATGAACTGGAAAAAACTGGTGGGGCTTATATTGAGCAGATCATCCGTCCTACAGGACTGCTTGATCCTATTATCGAAGTAAGACCAAGTTTAAATCAGATTGATGATTTAATGGAAGAAATTCAAAAAAGAGCTGATGCCGATGAAAGAGTTCTTGTGACAACTTTAACCAAGAAAATGGCTGAAGAATTAACCAAATACTTTACAAAATTCGGAATCAGAACAAGATATATTCACTCTGATGTAGAAACGTTGGAACGTATTCAGATTATGCAGGATCTTCGTTTAGGCCTTTTTGATGTTTTGATTGGGGTCAACTTATTAAGGGAAGGTTTGGATTTACCGGAAGTTTCATTAGTCGCTATTTTAGATGCTGACAAGGAAGGAATGTTGAGAAGCAGAAGATCAATGATTCAGACCGTAGGACGTGCTGCCAGAAATATCAACGGGAAAGCCATTATGTATGCCGATAAGATTACTAAATCTATGCAGGCCACATTAGATGAGACAGAATACCGCCGTGCAAAACAAATGAAATACAACGAGGATAATGGCATGGTACCCAAGGCCCTCAACAAAAAAATCTCTGAAAACCTGGTAGGAAGAAGCAAAGACTTCCCGGATGAAAAATATACTCAGAAAGAAATTCTTCAAAAAGTTGCTGAAGTTAAATCTACATACGCTAGTGAAGATGTTGAAAAAATAATTGAACAGAAACAGAAAGAAATGGAAGCGGCAGCAAAAAGCCTTGACTTTATTAAAGCGGCTAAGCTAAGAGATGAAATCACAGCTTTGAAAGCTTAG
- a CDS encoding AI-2E family transporter, whose translation MNKDNQISSVAIKQISLLAIILVLAGLICFNLALFIPSVLGAITIYVVCRKYNFYLQEEKKWKPSLAAFILMLASLIVLILPIYFIADLIIDKLGNAQAYMDKFNVFLDKIHSYIQTKTGFDILSQENMNKLKSFVGKFSTSALSGTFNTLTVIMSMYFILYFMLEKPRLFERILTNSAPLKRSNISLIGEKLRKLIMANAIGIPVVAIGQGLVSLIGYLIFGAPGAVLLFALTAAASVIPVVGTAIVYVPVCIFMIAEGNTGQGLGLAIYCVVVVGLTDNLLRFTLLKKLENIHPLNTVFGIIMGMNLFGFMGLIFGPILISLTLLLIQVYRNEFADENAPPDLELPNQNKVDDKLI comes from the coding sequence ATGAATAAGGACAATCAAATAAGCAGTGTTGCCATAAAGCAGATTTCTTTGCTCGCCATTATTTTGGTGCTGGCAGGTTTGATCTGCTTTAATCTTGCATTGTTTATTCCATCAGTTTTAGGAGCTATTACCATTTATGTGGTTTGCAGAAAGTATAATTTCTATCTTCAGGAAGAAAAGAAATGGAAGCCTTCTCTTGCCGCTTTTATATTAATGCTAGCAAGCCTTATCGTTCTGATTCTGCCTATTTATTTTATTGCAGATCTCATTATTGATAAATTAGGAAATGCCCAGGCTTACATGGATAAATTCAATGTGTTTTTGGATAAAATACATTCTTATATCCAAACCAAAACAGGTTTTGATATTCTGAGCCAGGAGAATATGAATAAGCTGAAAAGTTTTGTAGGAAAGTTTTCTACTTCAGCATTAAGTGGGACATTCAATACCCTGACAGTAATAATGTCTATGTACTTTATTCTGTATTTTATGTTGGAAAAGCCGAGGTTGTTTGAAAGAATCCTGACGAATTCAGCGCCTTTAAAGCGATCGAATATTTCATTGATAGGCGAAAAGTTAAGAAAACTGATTATGGCGAATGCAATAGGTATTCCTGTCGTTGCTATTGGTCAGGGACTTGTATCACTGATTGGATATCTGATATTTGGAGCTCCGGGAGCTGTCTTATTGTTTGCCCTGACGGCTGCTGCTTCTGTTATTCCGGTTGTAGGAACGGCTATTGTATATGTACCTGTCTGCATCTTTATGATCGCGGAAGGGAATACAGGACAAGGGTTGGGCCTTGCTATTTATTGTGTAGTGGTAGTAGGACTTACAGATAATCTGCTTCGTTTTACGCTTTTAAAGAAACTGGAAAACATCCATCCGCTGAATACTGTTTTTGGAATTATCATGGGAATGAACCTGTTTGGTTTTATGGGGCTTATCTTTGGACCTATTCTTATTTCGCTTACCCTTCTTTTGATACAGGTATACAGAAATGAATTTGCAGATGAGAATGCTCCTCCTGATCTGGAACTCCCTAATCAGAATAAAGTAGATGATAAATTGATTTAA
- a CDS encoding beta-carotene 15,15'-monooxygenase, which translates to MSEFNEFDQQGSVPNRETGSIISHAFEMYKGVFGYAIVAMIIYIVGGIIIQSLTGFNSAAIMEEMKTSGDYANFRYWETPGFSMYMTFSSLFLLLLTPLYVGLIYMVNKFNTKNPIEFSDLFIGYRQNFVNILIYSFISGIISSVALTLCFLPFIFIYPFLLLGYPILLFENSSAIDALSKSFNIAKENYGTFLGVSFLGLLISLAGIILCGIGFILTAPFIMIVMYSTYCAFVGKPRQIMYTK; encoded by the coding sequence ATGTCTGAATTTAACGAATTTGATCAGCAAGGTTCTGTTCCCAACAGAGAAACAGGATCAATCATTTCGCATGCCTTTGAAATGTATAAAGGTGTTTTTGGGTACGCTATTGTTGCCATGATAATTTATATTGTTGGCGGAATTATTATCCAAAGTCTTACGGGTTTCAATTCTGCAGCGATCATGGAAGAAATGAAAACTTCGGGTGATTACGCGAATTTTAGGTATTGGGAAACTCCGGGATTCTCAATGTATATGACGTTTTCCAGTCTTTTTCTCCTGTTATTGACTCCACTGTATGTAGGTTTGATCTATATGGTGAATAAATTCAATACGAAAAATCCGATTGAGTTTTCTGACCTTTTCATTGGATATCGCCAGAATTTTGTAAATATATTGATCTATAGCTTCATTTCAGGAATTATTTCTTCTGTAGCATTGACACTCTGCTTTCTTCCGTTTATTTTTATTTATCCGTTTCTGTTACTAGGATATCCTATCTTGCTATTTGAAAATTCATCAGCTATTGATGCTTTAAGTAAGTCATTTAATATAGCAAAAGAAAATTACGGAACATTTTTAGGAGTAAGCTTCCTTGGGCTTTTAATCTCATTGGCAGGGATCATTTTATGTGGAATAGGGTTTATTTTAACAGCCCCATTCATTATGATTGTAATGTATTCTACCTACTGTGCATTTGTAGGTAAGCCAAGACAGATTATGTACACAAAATAA
- a CDS encoding DUF3820 family protein: protein MNPEILKEICIVKMPFGKYEGTVLADLPISYLEWFHRSGMPKGKLGMQLSTIYEIKLNGLMELLIPIRASVRNGA from the coding sequence ATAAATCCGGAAATATTAAAAGAAATATGTATCGTTAAAATGCCGTTTGGCAAATACGAAGGAACAGTCTTAGCAGATCTTCCTATAAGCTATCTTGAATGGTTTCACCGAAGTGGAATGCCTAAAGGAAAACTGGGAATGCAGTTGTCAACGATCTATGAGATTAAATTAAATGGATTGATGGAACTGTTAATACCAATAAGAGCTTCGGTAAGAAATGGAGCATAA